The Athalia rosae chromosome 7, iyAthRosa1.1, whole genome shotgun sequence genome window below encodes:
- the LOC125501939 gene encoding piggyBac transposable element-derived protein 4-like, producing the protein MKKSVCSDSYRSERKTSHASCSNSDSSDEEVIRLPKRRKVNRIISSDSDTDTDKCNLSDNEYYEDTIDEMLRDLVVEEESNVDDTEEAPVQQSEWSEFSGRQKSISFQETGGLNKQLPDDINPYDVFTLFVDDEIINLLVLETNRYAQQKLNESRLTPGSRMHKWKPTNPEEIKQFLGLLLWMGLVKVSPIANYWAKNELYNFRLPRQIISRNRFELLFCNFHFVDNMSIARDDRLGKILPFFNKLVGKYQETYTPGEDIVIDETLIPWRGRLIFKQYIPNKAHKYGIKLFKLCSSEGYTWAMKRYSGKSAEGIRETGLAHNVCLQLAEKLFDQGRTLYIDNFYTSYELAISCLRRKTHVVGTLRHNKKSIPKDVLNCKLRGEMVAKEDDNGIVVLKWRDTRDVRILSTKHAPIMTQSTKNIHAASSSQQPSARLKPLAVLEYNKGKCGIDYSDQMVSYASTMRKGIKWYRKLGVELLLGTSIVNALVVYKIATKKTVNIRRFRELIAAKLLGLSEDLTLPSVRRNTHCIAVRRNNLGKSLRRACKRCYANKREELERSKARANLRKPTTFCPSCPGQPQLCSECFNILHCK; encoded by the coding sequence atgaaaaagtcaGTGTGCAGTGATTCATATCGCAGTGAAAGGAAGACTAGTCACGCTAGTTGCTCAAATTCGGATAGCAGCGATGAGGAAGTGATCAGATTgccaaaaagaagaaaagtaaatcGTATCATATCATCAGATTCTGATACGGATACGGATAAATGCAATCTTAGTGATAATGAATATTATGAAGATACTATTGACGAGATGTTACGAGATTTGGTCGTGGAAGAAGAAAGCAACGTTGATGATACTGAGGAAGCTCCAGTTCAACAAAGTGAATGGAGTGAATTTAGTGGTCggcaaaaatcaatttcttttcaagaAACAGGCGGTCTGAATAAGCAATTACCTGACGATATAAATCCGTATGATGTGTTTACGTTGTTCGTCGATGACGAAATCATAAACTTGCTGGTATTAGAAACTAATAGATATGCACAACAAAAACTAAATGAATCGAGGCTGACTCCAGGTTCACGAATGCATAAATGGAAACCAACAAATcctgaagaaataaaacaatttttgGGATTATTGTTGTGGATGGGACTTGTAAAAGTGAGCCCAATAGCCAATTATTGGGCCAAAAACGAATTGTACAATTTCCGGCTACCGCGTCAAATTATTTCACGAAACAGATTTGAACTATTATtctgcaattttcattttgtcgaTAATATGTCCATTGCCCGTGATGATCGGCTTGGTAAAATACTTccattttttaacaaattgGTGGGAAAGTATCAGGAAACTTACACGCCTGGAGAAGACATTGTTATCGATGAAACGTTAATTCCATGGCGTGGAAGACTCATTTTCAAGCAATACATTCCAAATAAAGCGCACAAGTACGGAATCAAGTTATTCAAATTATGTTCAAGCGAAGGATACACATGGGCAATGAAAAGGTATTCTGGTAAATCAGCGGAAGGTATTAGAGAAACAGGATTGGCACACAATGTGTGTCTACAACTGGCAGAGAAACTTTTCGATCAAGGAAGAACATTGTAtattgacaatttttatacAAGCTATGAGTTAGCTATATCATGCCTAAGACGCAAGACTCATGTAGTTGGAACACTTAGACATAACAAGAAATCTATACCAAAAGATGTTCTTAATTGCAAACTAAGGGGAGAAATGGTAGCTAAAGAGGATGATAACGGGATTGTGGTACTCAAATGGAGAGACACACGTGACGTGAGAATATTATCTACGAAACACGCTCCTATCATGACACAAAGCACGAAAAACATTCATGCTGCTTCTTCAAGCCAGCAGCCATCCGCAAGACTCAAACCTCTGGCCGTCCTCGAATATAATAAGGGTAAATGTGGTATAGATTATTCAGACCAAATGGTTTCCTATGCTTCGACGATGAGGAAAGGAATCAAGTGGTATAGGAAGCTTGGTGTTGAACTTCTACTGGGGACGTCAATTGTAAACGCTTTGGTCGTTTACAAAATTGCGACAAAGAAAACTGTAAATATTAGACGATTCAGAGAACTGATTGCTGCAAAGTTACTAGGACTGAGTGAAGATTTAACACTGCCTTCTGTTCGACGAAATACGCATTGCATCGCCGTTCGCAGAAATAATTTGGGGAAAAGCCT